Proteins from a single region of Sporosarcina sp. P33:
- a CDS encoding MFS transporter, translating to MKKTILLLMSVQFFVYLGFGIIIPILPEVILAEGYSEVHVGGLLTIYALSSFFTAPLWGALSDRTGRKKLIMIGLLGFSVSFFLFAAFMHHLVLLYVSRIVGGIFSGALYTAVTGFVADLTTEENRNKYMGLLGMSIGLGFIFGPAIGGVLGDIHLQVPFIASGTLTLLLIVYALIILKEPSRHSEANKRAIIPKGASVLWTYRIRYLFITSFMITFLLAGVESTFQLFQIDKIHITPLQLGYLFMASGLVDAAIQGGVVRRVKNGTETSWIIAAQIVTAIGLVLIPFSMNLLWAGFAMSVFTAGNALVRTVLVSLTTKEAGGMYGTAAGLSYSMDNMGRIIGPLLFTWIFTMQAGNMYYISAVLAILSIALVFIFRNSTRSLRTAADSAA from the coding sequence ATGAAGAAAACAATCTTACTACTGATGTCAGTTCAATTTTTTGTTTATTTAGGATTTGGCATCATCATTCCTATTTTGCCTGAAGTCATTTTGGCAGAGGGCTATTCAGAAGTGCATGTCGGCGGCTTACTGACGATTTATGCGCTGTCTTCTTTCTTCACTGCACCTTTATGGGGCGCGCTGTCTGACCGCACTGGCAGAAAAAAGCTGATTATGATCGGCTTGCTCGGTTTCAGTGTCAGCTTCTTCCTCTTCGCCGCGTTCATGCATCATCTGGTGCTTTTGTATGTATCACGCATCGTAGGCGGAATTTTCTCGGGCGCCCTGTATACAGCAGTGACGGGTTTTGTTGCGGATTTAACAACTGAAGAAAACCGCAATAAATATATGGGGCTCCTCGGGATGTCAATCGGTCTCGGCTTTATTTTCGGACCTGCAATAGGCGGCGTACTCGGAGACATCCATTTACAGGTGCCATTTATCGCTTCGGGCACATTGACGTTATTATTGATAGTCTATGCGCTGATCATTTTGAAGGAACCCAGCCGGCACAGTGAAGCGAATAAGCGCGCCATCATCCCTAAAGGTGCATCTGTGCTATGGACGTATCGAATCCGTTATTTATTCATCACGTCATTTATGATTACATTTCTGCTGGCGGGTGTGGAGTCTACTTTCCAGTTGTTTCAAATTGATAAAATCCATATCACGCCTTTGCAGCTCGGCTATTTGTTCATGGCGAGCGGACTGGTCGATGCCGCTATTCAAGGCGGTGTGGTGCGGCGTGTAAAAAACGGCACCGAAACTTCTTGGATTATTGCTGCACAAATCGTAACGGCAATCGGACTGGTACTGATCCCCTTTTCCATGAATCTATTGTGGGCCGGTTTTGCGATGAGCGTCTTTACTGCAGGAAATGCGCTTGTCCGGACGGTTTTGGTTTCACTTACAACGAAAGAAGCGGGCGGCATGTACGGTACCGCAGCCGGTCTGTCTTATTCTATGGATAATATGGGGCGGATTATCGGGCCTTTGCTGTTTACCTGGATCTTCACCATGCAGGCAGGCAATATGTATTATATCTCCGCCGTATTAGCGATTTTGTCTATCGCACTTGTATTTATTTTCCGTAATTCCACACGTTCATTAAGAACTGCTGCTGATTCCGCCGCTTAA
- the cls gene encoding cardiolipin synthase — protein MTQVISLIITSTLIINIFLAIALIFLERRDPTSTWAWLLVLFFVPIFGFIVYLLLGRQLRQKHLFRWEGRNKIGIEKLIHYQLEAIENETFEFLKTDTEEYYDMIYLHLRNNHSVLTQDNDVQVYTDGREKFDSLLEDLEQARDHIHIQYYIFRLDGIGKQIEEILIRKAKAGVKVRMLFDDIGSRGLRIKHFRELTESGGEVAAFFPAVLPLINPRLNYRNHRKIVIVDGRIGYIGGFNVGDEYLGLSKKFGYWRDTHLRIEGSAVHPLQTRFILDWNQASPKTNIQYNERFFPAIPRKGDVGMQIVSSGPDSEWEDIKDGYLKMIFLAKEYIYIQTPYFIPDTSMLDALRIACLSGVDVSIMIPNKPDHMFVYWATYSNIGLLLKAGARVYIYENGFIHSKQIVVDDRVASVGTANIDVRSFRLNFEVNAFIYDRDKSHELAEIFEEDIQNSTELTLNDYLERERLIKIKESISRLLSPIL, from the coding sequence ATGACGCAAGTGATCAGCTTAATCATCACCAGTACGTTAATTATTAACATATTTTTGGCGATAGCCTTGATTTTTTTGGAACGCCGTGATCCCACCAGTACGTGGGCGTGGCTACTTGTATTGTTTTTTGTTCCAATATTCGGCTTCATTGTGTATTTGTTGCTGGGCCGGCAACTGCGGCAAAAACATTTATTCCGCTGGGAAGGCAGGAATAAAATCGGTATTGAAAAGCTGATTCATTATCAGCTGGAGGCAATAGAGAACGAGACGTTCGAGTTTTTGAAGACGGATACAGAAGAATATTACGATATGATTTATTTGCATTTGCGCAATAATCACTCTGTCTTGACGCAGGATAATGACGTGCAAGTGTATACAGACGGACGGGAAAAGTTCGATTCGCTGCTTGAGGACTTGGAACAAGCAAGGGATCATATCCATATTCAATATTATATTTTCCGGCTGGACGGGATAGGTAAGCAAATCGAAGAAATTTTGATCCGTAAAGCAAAAGCCGGAGTAAAGGTGCGTATGTTGTTTGACGATATTGGCTCCCGCGGCTTGCGCATAAAACATTTCCGTGAGCTGACAGAGAGCGGCGGTGAAGTGGCGGCATTCTTTCCCGCCGTCTTGCCCCTTATCAATCCCCGGCTGAATTACCGGAATCACCGGAAGATCGTGATTGTCGATGGCCGAATCGGTTATATCGGGGGCTTTAACGTCGGTGATGAATATTTAGGTCTCAGTAAAAAATTCGGCTATTGGCGCGATACTCATCTGCGGATAGAAGGAAGTGCCGTGCACCCTTTGCAGACACGGTTCATCTTGGATTGGAATCAGGCATCTCCCAAAACGAATATCCAGTATAACGAACGGTTCTTCCCCGCGATTCCGCGTAAAGGGGATGTCGGTATGCAGATTGTTTCCAGCGGACCGGATTCTGAGTGGGAAGATATTAAAGACGGTTATTTGAAAATGATTTTCCTGGCGAAAGAGTATATTTACATTCAAACCCCTTATTTTATACCGGATACGAGCATGCTTGACGCTTTGCGTATTGCCTGTTTATCCGGAGTGGATGTCAGCATTATGATCCCGAATAAACCGGACCACATGTTCGTCTACTGGGCGACTTATTCCAACATCGGTCTATTATTGAAAGCCGGAGCACGTGTATATATTTATGAAAACGGGTTTATTCACTCCAAGCAAATTGTTGTAGATGATCGCGTGGCATCTGTCGGAACGGCGAATATAGACGTCCGCAGTTTCCGCCTGAATTTCGAAGTGAATGCCTTTATCTACGATCGTGATAAATCACATGAACTGGCAGAGATATTCGAGGAAGATATTCAAAATTCAACTGAATTGACATTGAATGATTATTTGGAACGTGAGCGGCTGATTAAAATAAAAGAATCGATTTCCCGGTTACTATCCCCTATTCTGTAA
- a CDS encoding D-alanyl-D-alanine carboxypeptidase family protein — MRSKKEKLADRKRKRKYKWIDGIVVLIFILLAGIIIWLGTNGWSMSKAINSLQNGQEPLVEFQEIESASERGREDEVDDPEGVSEEGEKPEEIPLRKIEDAPIIEKSQEKAEEAAPEKPSSAIDYIKGQQLPKEPKYVDGVLLANKQYPLPRDYAPGESEEAREAYNEMEAAAVTSGINLHAFSTYRSYEYQVTLYNRYVERDGQEAADRYSARPGYSEHQTGLAFDIGEVNHERHWASNSFGDTEAAKWLAANAHKYGFILRYPEGKEEVTGYMHESWHYRYVGKKRAAQIFKHNITLEEYLGVQ, encoded by the coding sequence ATGAGAAGCAAGAAAGAAAAATTGGCTGACAGGAAGCGCAAAAGGAAATATAAATGGATAGATGGAATAGTTGTACTGATTTTTATCCTGCTTGCAGGAATCATAATTTGGCTCGGTACAAATGGCTGGAGTATGAGCAAGGCTATTAACAGTTTGCAAAACGGGCAGGAGCCCCTTGTGGAATTTCAAGAAATCGAATCCGCCTCAGAACGGGGACGCGAAGACGAAGTGGATGATCCGGAAGGCGTATCAGAAGAAGGGGAAAAACCTGAAGAAATACCGCTTCGAAAGATAGAGGATGCACCGATCATCGAGAAATCACAGGAAAAAGCAGAGGAAGCCGCACCAGAGAAGCCATCCAGCGCTATCGATTATATAAAGGGACAGCAATTGCCTAAAGAGCCGAAGTACGTGGACGGTGTATTGCTTGCGAACAAACAATATCCTTTGCCGAGAGACTATGCTCCCGGTGAAAGCGAGGAAGCAAGAGAAGCGTATAATGAAATGGAAGCGGCTGCCGTGACATCTGGCATTAATCTGCATGCGTTCAGTACGTACCGTTCTTATGAGTATCAAGTGACGCTGTACAATCGATACGTAGAAAGAGACGGACAGGAAGCAGCCGACCGTTACAGTGCGCGTCCGGGCTATTCAGAGCATCAGACAGGACTGGCTTTTGATATCGGTGAAGTCAATCATGAAAGGCACTGGGCATCCAATTCATTCGGAGATACTGAAGCCGCTAAATGGCTGGCAGCAAATGCGCATAAGTACGGTTTTATTCTTCGCTATCCTGAAGGCAAGGAAGAGGTTACCGGATATATGCATGAATCTTGGCATTACCGGTATGTCGGCAAAAAAAGGGCCGCACAAATATTCAAACACAATATTACGTTGGAAGAGTACCTCGGTGTACAATAA